One Firmicutes bacterium CAG:345 genomic region harbors:
- a CDS encoding predicted NADH:ubiquinone oxidoreductase subunit RnfD (product inferred by homology to UniProt) produces MIKVFQHDRVKTKRTTMSMMIEFTICVALVFIAALVYYGVSGGDDAGKYILRMFLNLLVSMGTVYAIETANLAIRYHKTLKVKEIFLNPITKEFFFATPLILVLLFPVYTPIYVIFVSALIASLVAKVIFGGFGSNIFNPALAGRIFAGICFSGQISNASVVQAGTNLTISTGATLTTINQASGFVNETLDISLKSLFLGTYHGAIGETFAGLIIFIGIYLSVRKIIDWKMSLTYVVAFFIISLFMGVTADKGLGSFEFALRQCLYGAVLFGAVFCITDPVTSPVMSSGRIYAAFLGAFVCACIRYLGSAPEGVGYSILLVNLCTPAIDRILSNKSNHRIGTQYIVMAGLTVMCIGLGCGIGAYLSGKMSFLNSVETILPFINGVFAR; encoded by the coding sequence ATGATAAAAGTTTTTCAACATGATCGTGTGAAGACTAAAAGAACAACTATGTCAATGATGATTGAATTCACCATTTGCGTAGCTTTAGTCTTTATTGCTGCTTTAGTTTATTATGGTGTTTCTGGCGGTGATGATGCAGGTAAATACATTTTAAGAATGTTCTTAAATTTATTAGTTTCAATGGGAACTGTTTATGCTATTGAAACCGCAAATCTTGCAATTCGTTATCATAAAACATTAAAAGTTAAAGAAATATTCTTAAATCCAATAACCAAAGAATTTTTCTTTGCTACTCCATTAATTCTTGTTTTATTATTCCCTGTTTATACTCCAATTTATGTAATTTTTGTCTCCGCTTTAATCGCTTCTTTAGTTGCAAAAGTCATATTTGGTGGATTTGGAAGCAATATCTTTAATCCAGCCTTAGCAGGAAGAATATTTGCTGGAATTTGTTTTTCAGGTCAGATTTCTAATGCTAGTGTTGTACAAGCTGGTACAAATTTAACTATCAGTACAGGTGCTACACTTACTACAATTAATCAGGCTAGTGGTTTTGTCAATGAAACATTAGATATTTCATTAAAGAGTTTATTCCTTGGTACCTATCATGGTGCTATCGGTGAAACATTTGCTGGACTTATTATTTTCATTGGAATTTATCTTTCAGTAAGAAAAATAATCGATTGGAAAATGTCTTTAACTTATGTTGTAGCTTTCTTTATAATTTCATTATTTATGGGAGTTACTGCTGATAAAGGATTAGGTTCTTTTGAATTCGCTTTGAGACAATGTTTATATGGTGCTGTATTATTTGGTGCAGTATTCTGTATTACCGATCCTGTAACATCACCAGTTATGTCATCTGGAAGAATATATGCAGCATTCCTCGGTGCCTTTGTTTGTGCATGTATCCGTTATTTAGGAAGTGCTCCAGAAGGCGTAGGATATTCAATATTATTAGTAAATTTATGTACTCCAGCAATTGATAGAATATTATCCAATAAGAGCAATCATAGAATTGGAACCCAATATATTGTTATGGCAGGTTTAACTGTTATGTGCATAGGTTTAGGATGTGGAATCGGTGCTTATTTAAGTGGAAAAATGAGTTTCTTGAATTCAGTTGAAACTATTCTTCCATTTATTAACGGAGTGTTCGCAAGATGA